TACGTATTTTAAGTAGAAGTACTCATGTTGTCGGTTGAAGTCATTTTTATAATTATGATTTTTGCATTGCCGCAGGTCCGGTCCTGGAACTGGTCAAAGAACTGGCGTGGATCAGTTTCAAAGGGTCCCAAAAAACCAGTTGTAGGTTAAACTTGATTTACTTTGTATGGgttatatttactattttaatatcTTATATAAAGATTATTTGTTACTCACGTCAGGTTGAGTCGGTTGGCATCAACATTGCACTATAATTTGTTGATAGTATTCAAGAATATAAATTTTTCTTTAgtattaaacatttaaaaattaaaaaataatagatctgaagaaataatgatatccTACTAATCAAAATACTAGCTGGAAGTGGGAGTACACCTACCTTATGATCTCGCCCCACCGGTTTTATTCATGTTTTTGTGAAATAAAGATTACccatttcaaaattttaatttgaatGCAATAAGTATGATGGTCactacttttaaaaatttaaaacaagcaACAATCATTACCTATTCGAAACACGTATTTTTAAATGCACATTTTATTTACCCTgtaaataataacacatctgaaaCTGCCTGATTCTACAATcaagttaaatataaaaacacGACTTAGCAGTAAATCCATAAATACCAGCTTCATCAGATATTAGTCGCACTGAATTtctcaatattatttttatttttggatacTCTCAAACTGTAAAATTTTGTCATTTGCAAAATCTTCTTTTCATTGATAACTGCCTCAATGGTTAGCTATATCATAGTGGAAAAAATTTacaattcattcattttatttgcaCGTATAATTATTcacaaaaatatattacaacatATAAACATCACATTCGTATAAATTAAATACCACAGAAACGTCATTTAGTATAGTTAAAATACTTCTAAATCCGGTTATGGTCTTCTAAATCCTCCAGTAGGTTGTCTCTGGCTATCATCTTCTTCGGGATGGGCAGCGTTGTACTCGAGAGATCTTAGGATAGCGTCTGGGATTGGTGGGGGAGTAGGTAAGTGAGCGCCTTGGGGAACGAATCCGTTTTCATCGGCAGTGTATGTTAGCTGAATGGGTACTCCGTCTTGTCCGGTGTATTTGAAGTCACCTTGGACTCCTAGAATATCTTGTGATTTTGGTCTACCAGTTTCACGGGCGGAGATACCATTTTCTGCATCATAACTGTAAAAACAAATTTGTAAATACAAACTTAAACATTGATTTTAAAATAGAATcgaaatattttattgtaaaaccGAGTAATTGATCTAATGCACTGCCAAAAtgatcaatataaacaaaaaaggactgcaatcttaacttttttttcaaaacacaTTTCGAAAGTATAATACATTTAATTActatatcaaaaaaatttaacatcAACTTCTAAAAGGCTAGGACGATATGTCAAGCGGAAATGCAGTTTGTCCGGGACGATAATTCCTAGCGCCACCTAGGAGAGAAATCTGAAATATTAATTTACGGAAATTTCAATATACGGTTGATTTACAgctaattcattctacaaattgatgattcaaatatcaATACTCGGAAATATTACtactttaatattttaattttaaattcttttgaaTGTATTTTAgagacttaaaaatatattaccgATAAAGAATGTAACGAAGCTATATCTTATAGGAATGCTCAAAGAAGAACAACGAGCCGAGGAAGCGGAATATAAGCGGCGACGTCGCAAAGAAGAGTGTTCTAAAGGTAGATTAAATATGCAGTAGCGAGAATCCGCGTCACATACGACACGAAAATCATTGAAAGGTGAAGTTAAAAGGCAAAGACGACTAGACCGAGATTCAGTACTTCAGCTGTCACGACAATGTCAGAAATATTAAGATGCACAGTGAGGAATTAGGTACTAGTAATGCCTGGACCTAATGTACTCTTGACCATAGATGCTAAAACTTATCCAAAAGGCAACAAACATAGATGTAGGCCAAATGATCCCTTTAACTGTACTTTACAGGAATATATAAATTGGTTGTGAGTGAGATAAAATTTGTTTCACAAAGGTTTAAGCCTATTCCAGAATCCTTCTTGCTTTTGATCTGTTTTGTTATTTTCTCTCCTATGTTTCTTTCCTACTGTTATTTGTTTGCTTATTTTGTTTGGTATCTTGCCTTCTTCCAATCTTTTCACATGTACCATCCAACGCAGCCAGTCTATTTTATTAAATGTCACGATATCCGGATCCTTACGCATTTtgtatagttcaaaattaatcttcttatttaaattcaattttcTTTTTTGACTTTGTATGTgacaatagaacaaaacagaatttcttaagaatggagatcaaaCATAATAATACCTCTCtccaaaaaaggagacaaatcggacccgaaaattacagaggaattaatttattaaacacaacactaaaattaacaaccaaagcgataacaaataaactggatgaaattataacactaacagaagaacaacaaggttttaggtcgggaatgtcatgcaccgacgctatattcaTAATGAGGCAAACGCAACAGAAATCGTTAGAACACAAAAAGCcggcatatttatgttttgtggaccttacgaaggcatttgaccgggtcaaataaaaagacgttatccacttattgtacgcaatatgggagaaaaacaacttaatataatctgctatgcagacgatgcaataccaCTCTTTTAAATTAAAACTGGTTTATAACGTATGCTGCACTAATTTATTATAATCGCCAGAAAAATTAACATGTTAGTttcaccaaaaaagaaaaaatccatggttagaacagcaaatttactaagatgtaaattggagctggaaggtcagataataagtgagagagtttaaatatctaggcatcacattatctagctaatgcttaaaactaaagtggaagatcagtgaataaagcaaatagagccgcaggttgcctgaatagaAAACTGATGTtgagacactatgggacagagctagaagtaaagATATACGTCGAagttgcaaggtggagaacatcaagaactgaatcagaaatagaatagtagaatggaacgatcatataagccgaatgacaacaaatagagcagtaaagacgacaagagacggttccccaatagtaagatgatcagtaggaagaccacgaaaacgatggaacggcaacatactggaggcacattgaaaaacagactcatgtctacataaaaaagaagaagaagaaaaagactttGTACATGTGTTGcaaaatttttctttcaaagataGCTAATAATGTTTCTCACTTTTAGAGAGTGTCCAGGTTTTTGAACcatatgtttgtattttttgccCTCTCAGTATTGTATTCTCATATTGGTAGATTTTGTAACTGACTTATTTTTGCGTTTTTCCGTCCATGCATATATCGTAATGATTCTGTTATTTCTCTGCTTGACTTTGCAATTGTGTCAACATCGTCTACAAACGTTGCTATGTgcgaactattttttcagcgtgtgattattaaattattttctttattgcgTTAAGCAGCTTGATTCCGCGGTAGTTTTCACATTGCAACTGGTCCTCTTTTTTCTGCAATAATACAGTAATATCGCTATTTTACTCTGATGGTAACGTGGTATGATCCCTTTgatagcctttgcgttgtggctgtgtcgggtcttgtttccgaggcatatgtcattattggtcttacactagctTTATACATTcatgacttcatctcagtgttaatgtgtctgtttcgccatatagtgttattaaggcatcctgccagtctacgtatttactttttgtacttgatctttcacttgtttgtctaggtctccatagctagacagtgtaattttcaggtatttaattttccattacttgttcaatactgatgccatcaatttctattttacatcttggtggttctttgctgactacaattgttttagttttctgagatgagaatattatattaaattcttttgctcttatgttaaatttgtggaccagtctttgcagataTCTGTCTTTggactatcaatattgcatcgtctgcttaacagagtatttttatttctgtgtttcccattctgtatcctcttcgtttgttaacacttttgatgattttatccatgatcaaattaaagagcatgtgGCTCAATGAATCTCGTTATCTTATTCCGCTACCTATTTTTATAGGttatgtaagttgtccatctattcatatacttccattttgttgttttggtagatgttttctacagtttttatattatttaaggaCACTTCTCTATtctacagaagatggattacatctttgggTCTTACTCTATCCAACGATTTCTTCAGGTCAATCGGACacaaaaatgctggtctattatactctagtgatttgtcagtaatttgctttataataaatattgcatctgtacacgatcttttaCTACTAAAAAAACACTGTTGTTTGTTTATCTGCTATCGAAAGTATTTGATGAAATCCGTAGTTAAATCTAGATTCGCTTGTTAGTGCTGTAACAATCTAAAATATTATAGCTCCCTCAGTTATATTTAGAGATAAGGACATAGTGTTGCTTAATTTAATACTTCAACCTTGCCATATTATTGCAGATCTAGCAGGCTATTAAAAGGACAATAATAGGTACAAATAAAGCAAGTTTAGCAATTTCAGTTTTAGGATATAGAAATAGAAATACCGATAGAAAACCGATTAAACTTGATTATTAAAGTATAGTACATTTTGGAtacccaaaaaaaaataaaatacgttAGTATCCATTGGTAAATAACTGAACTAAAAATAACTatctaattaaacaaaaatgtattcatgtaatggttttgttttttctcgtATTATCTAATAATTGTTATTAGTATTTTAAGcagaacaataaaataaaatagcatATTTTATTATTCACAAAAATGACTTCTCGGTGAACGGCGATTTGCACAAAGGATTTGATGGTTAATAGTTAGTGTGTGTACTTGAAAACAGTTAATCAGTGAAAAAATAAGTGCTATTTTTGTTTCAATTTGTTGACTGTGTCAAAAATATTTTCACGAGCGACAGATCATTTTTAAACTTGTACATTAAAATTACCagataataaaatagaattaaaCTAAATCCAATATGTCTTTACTTGCCACCGAATTCTTACTAGAAATTATCAAAACTAAAACCGATATTAACACGGAAAATACTATATTGGACAGAATATATAAAGCAGCAACGATGAAAATTCTGGTATTTGGTACACGCAATAGTGGTAATATATACCAAAAATGTGTAAGAACAACGTTTTCCCCAAGGAAACTAGCTTGATATGATTAAACATTGTCCTGATGATTCAAGGatttaaacaaaacaagagtCGAACAAGTTAAGGTAATGATGGAAAGAAACTTCATCTAAGAGAGGCCTACTGTAGTGGCCCCCTCGAATTTTCCAGTCAAATACTGACTGgctgagctgcccacatgcctaaagagaaaggtatttgatcattgcgtcctcccagtcttgacgtacggagcagaaacacttaccctaacaaaagcagcagctaccaaactgagagtcatgcagagaagaatggagcggtccatgttaggaataactctgcgagacagaataaccaacgaagacatcaggagaagaaccggagtgactgacatcatccagaagatagccagactaaaatggagatgct
This Diabrotica undecimpunctata isolate CICGRU unplaced genomic scaffold, icDiaUnde3 ctg00001191.1, whole genome shotgun sequence DNA region includes the following protein-coding sequences:
- the LOC140431737 gene encoding endocuticle structural glycoprotein ABD-4-like; amino-acid sequence: MISLVVFLAIFGVTLGQYRPNPGPISPGQVIRIISQTQEGPNPDGSYAWSYDAENGISARETGRPKSQDILGVQGDFKYTGQDGVPIQLTYTADENGFVPQGAHLPTPPPIPDAILRSLEYNAAHPEEDDSQRQPTGGFRRP